A genomic stretch from Gemmatimonadales bacterium includes:
- a CDS encoding ferredoxin, producing the protein MADPQPRTRPAAAADFEERQVGELRIRIDRTLCVGFGDCIEAAGQAFVLDDEGIVTFLEPEKVERERLLSACDVCPVDALTVWDLSRNQLVPR; encoded by the coding sequence GTGGCGGACCCACAGCCCCGGACGCGACCTGCCGCGGCAGCGGACTTCGAGGAGCGCCAGGTCGGCGAGCTTCGCATCCGCATCGACCGCACCCTGTGCGTCGGGTTCGGCGACTGCATCGAGGCGGCGGGCCAGGCCTTCGTGCTCGACGACGAGGGGATCGTGACCTTCCTGGAGCCTGAAAAGGTCGAGCGCGAGCGGCTGCTCAGCGCCTGCGACGTGTGCCCCGTTGACGCGCTCACCGTGTGGGACCTGTCGCGCAACCAGCTCGTTCCACGCTAG